The proteins below are encoded in one region of Pleuronectes platessa chromosome 14, fPlePla1.1, whole genome shotgun sequence:
- the ndufa10 gene encoding NADH dehydrogenase [ubiquinone] 1 alpha subcomplex subunit 10, mitochondrial — MALRVTRLVIPSGAAALKAVTAAQKAGVHTSSVRSLRYGWLSYALGERTTPRFNSFSKIISVDGNLASGKGAVAQKLADKLGMHYMPEPDTFYLDKMTGEKEPLSVDFNGMCSLEKFYTDPKAADGNSYRLQLWMYNMRLLQYSDAIEHLLTTGQGVILERSPFSDMVFLDAMFTEGYIRKECMQHYNEVKGISICEFLPPHLVLYVDLPAEEVQKNLKQSSKAYLQSVPLTYLKSIEDGYKKTFLPKISETSEVLAYDTTQAQDIEKMADDIDDLKFEKGPWLDQDDVTYHHMRMFVEDKQQVATLTHIPRFLPEITIGAHDYDEKYYSYKSLPGKKYSPGYNADVGDKYIWLK, encoded by the exons ATGGCACTGAGGGTCACTCGCCTGGTCATCCCGTCTGGAGCCGCTGCTCTCAAAGCAGTGACGGCTGCCCAGAAG GCAGGTGTTCACACAAGCTCAGTGAGAAGCCTTCGTTATGGCTGGTTGTCGTACGCACTGGGTGAAAGGACAACACCTCGGTTTAACAGCTTCAGCAAAATCATCTCTGTGGATGGAAACTTGGCGTCAGGGAAAGGAGCGGTGGCCCAGAAACTGGCTGACAAGCTGG GGATGCACTACATGCCTGAGCCTGACACTTTCTACCTGGACAAGATGACGGGAGAGAAGGAGCCTCTCTCTGTTGACTTCAATGGGATGTGCAGCCTGGAGAAGTTCTACACAGACCCCAAAGCTGCTGATGGGAACAGCTACAGGCTGCAGCTGTGGATGTACAACATGAGGCTGCTGCAGTACTCTGACGCCATCGAGCACCTGCTCACCACAG GCCAAGGAGTGATCCTGGAGCGATCCCCCTTCAGTGACATGGTCTTCCTAGACGCCATGTTCACAGAGGGCTACATCCGGAAGGAGT GCATGCAGCACTACAATGAGGTGAAGGGCATTAGCATCTGTGAGTTCCTGCCTCCCCATCTTGTTCTCTATGTGGACCTGCCAGCTGAGGAGGTGCAGAAGAACCTGAAACAGAGCAGCAAG GCGTATCTTCAGAGTGTTCCTCTGACATACTTGAAGAGCATTGAGGATGGATACAAGAAGACTTTTCTGCCCAAAATCAG TGAAACATCAGAAGTTCTCGCTTACGATACAACCCAAGCCCAAGATATCGAAAAG ATGGCAGACGACATCGATGATTTGAAGTTTGAGAAAGGTCCCTGGTTGGATCAGGATGACGTCACCTACCACCACATGAGGATGTT CGTGGAAGACAAACAGCAGGTTGCAACCCTGACCCACATACCTAGGTTCTTGCCTGAGATAACCATCGGGGCTCACGACTACGATGAAAAATACTATTCTTATAAATCG CTTCCTGGGAAGAAGTACTCTCCTGGATATAATGCAGATGTTGGAGACAAATACATCTGGCTGAAGTGA